CGGATTCTATGGTAGTCCTGCATTTGCTTCGTGCACCCAGCCAAACCTGGAAAACCTTCGTCTCGAATCGGGTTGCAGAGATCCAAAACCTAACCCATGGATCTCGATGGCAACATGTATCAGGGGCTACAAATCCAGCGGATCTTGTTTCCCGCGGATTGTCAGTGGAGAAATTTCTGGATTGTTTGACATGGAAATATGGACCTAGCTGGCTATGCAAATCTCAGGAATATTGGCCGACGCAGaaactggatgcagaaaatttaCCTGATAATGAAGTCGAGCGTAAAACAACTAGTCTTGCCGTGCAAATCAATACACCACAAAACCCGTTATTGAAACGTTTTTCATCGTATAATCGCTTATTGAGAACGATTGCATACTGTTTGCGTTTCGTTCAGAAAGCACAAAAATCGCCAAAGGTAACTTCATCAACACTTTCTGTGGAAGAATTAGAAAACGCAAAATTCACTTTAGTGAAACTAGCACAAGCCGAATGCTACACGTCAGAACTTCGTCAACTTCGCAAAGGACAAGCGGTTTCGAAAAGTTCTTCATTGAAATTGTTCAACCCATTCGTGGATTCCATTGGGATAGTGAGAGTCGGTGGCCGGCTCAATCTTTCGAAGGAACCGTACGCGGTAAAGCATCAAATCCTGTTACCCGGATTTCATCACTTCACACTACTACTGTTAAAATCACACCACCTGCAATTACTTCATGGGAGTATCAGCTTAACTTTGGCTAAAGTACGAAAGGAGTTTTGGCCAACAAATGGGAGAAGAGCAGTAAGAAACGTGATACGGAATTGTTATCGCTGTGCACGTGTTGACCCCCGACCAATAAAGCAACCCATTGGACAATTACCTCCAGCACGTATTACCCCTGGGCGAGCTTTTTCTACGACTGGAATCGACTATTGCAGACCAGTGTTTGTGGAGCACCCATACCGCAAAGCTGCTCCAACAAAAGCATACATAGCTTTGTTTGTGTGTTTCGCTACAAAGGCCGTGCACATTGAGCTTGTGGGAGATTTATCTACGGCATCGTTCATCTCTGCGCTTCGACGTTTCATAGCCAGGCGAGGAAAACCTGAACACATGTACTCAGATAACGCTACAAATTTTGCTGGGGCAAAAAATGAGTTGAACGCTTTGTACCAGATGTTCTCAAACCGCACTACAACCGAACAGATAAGTACCAATCTCGCTACGGACGGCATCAGTTGGCATCTAATACCACCTCGCGCTCCCAATTTTGGGGGCCTCTGGGAGGCCGCCGTTAAGGTGGCCAAAAGGCATTTAGTTCGTCAATTAGGGAATACAACGTTGCTGTACGAAGACCTAGTGATTATTTTAGCACAAATAGAGGGGTGTATGAACTCCCGACCGCTCATCCCACTCTCAGAAAATCCCGAGATGTATGCAACGTACCTTCAAATCGACTCAACAGGTATCAGTTCATCCAACAGAGAGTTCAACAATTTTGGCACAAATGGAGAAGCGAGTACCTAAGCGAACTTCAAAGACAACCTTCATCAGCATCAAGCAAGGTCGATCTCAAGGTCGGTCAAATGGTGATTCTTCAGGATCAACAGCAACCACCGACTCGATGGCCTCTAGCCCGAATTGTTGAACTCCATCCGGGTCAAGATGGAATAACACGCGTGGTCACACTACGCACACCGACAGGGGAGTTCAAAAGAGCTTGTACCAAACTATGTTTGCTGTCATCAATGGACGATGACCTTCACCATCAAGAAGAATGAATTAGGAATATCCATGGAGGATCCTAGTGTTttataaaattaagaaaaatttaattatatttGTGAAATTAATCACTTCAGGTGGCCGGTCTATGTTGCGTTAGAATTAACAATAAATGGTACAGCAATTTTTATGGCAACTTCCTTCCAACCTTCATTGGAAACTTTGTTAAGTTTAGAAGTAGGCTGAGCGATTATTGCTTTGCAACGCTCTCTTGAACCTCAGCCGTTGAACTGACCGGTCACAATTTAGAGTGAACTAAATAAAATAAGTTTGTGAAATTTCCATCGTGTCCTCATTTGGAAAGAAGGTTAATCCCAGCCAGAAGCCGTTTCTACACCTACAACCTATCCCAGACGAATCAGGtcgcttgtctgctctcagccaccacagcaagaaaccatgctaatcttttattttattcagcCAAGTGTCAGTTTATGCTATTCCTAAATCAAGCTTgttgtctagtgaacctgtttacgatcaatacggtgctcctatgagtaatagataatggTACTCAGTaccaaacaaagtagtcacccacacaagacaacgcacagtgcgttgaatgcataggaatgtgggattaaaatcataacagcagaatttagtcaTTGTAACACTtcggtgtgatggaaaagattgttcataagtaatAGAAaatgagtcgggactttattcgtaccttctcccgactcatgtccaatcactgttcgttagatgcgctactctttcgtttcaattttgccagtagcaatctctgtgtttgtggccagagttaccacgacatcgagcacgttgtttggtcgtgcgaggtgtatcttgttgccagatcgaatttagaaaactcccttcggacccgaggtagacagcccaatgtaccggtgagagatgtgttggctcggttagacctcgattacatgtccctaatatatgttttccttaaaactatccatcttcgtgtgtgattgtccgtacacccttatcctctcctttttttttccttcgcgagcgactgtttaccttctgactaactatagaataagctgaaatgtatatacatgatagatataataatagatttaagaattgagtatgatgagcgtgagtgtgaatgcgagtgtgaacattgtacaatatccttatatcccctccttttccaaaagaaactatgtcacccttctaatctcgagtcgaccgcgagtaatcggtttcctactttattaaccctagatttaaggaaacatgttgatatatactaataaaagtatagctaagagttcggctcctttaaacctatgtaactgagcctgtaaaaataaatgacttaaataaaaaaaaaaaaagtaatagaactactgtttgcatgaatgtctcatgttatttgaataatcgcatatgtttatcaagcgacaaaatctttgttcatctaaagtgaaaagttccgATGATTTCGGATACGCAAAAATTATTATTTCAGTAACTTCTGGTTTGAATTATATTGAAATAGTTGTTTTTAAGGagtagaataattgtttgcatagaTGTATTATGTCATCtgtttgttaaaagtgaaaagtgctgatcttttcggatacacattgctggccttgattacacatttattgtatcaatggcgaaagtgtctcatattaaacggaaaataaaaacaaaattatgtattgattatcctcatatgatttactcttggagactgtttcgaaagatttcatTCGAAGAcgaactataaaatataattttcatataaaaaacgtcacattgttaagttaatacatataCGGTTAATAATACATTTCAcagaacaaaatttaaaaaatgttaatCTTGAATGTATCATtgttttttcaaggaaaaataattccgaccagtatgacacccatgcccaaatttaatacgaccgcaaaggggtaATAATGTTTCTACAGTAATTATTAGTCAAATTCAGCAAGTTTGTCTTGCTAAGTACAAGATCTCAGAGTGTACTTCGAAGCGAAATCCTGCAGCAATCTTTCAAGATTGCTGCAGGATTTCGGAATCAAGAAAAAAGTTCGAATTAGAATAAGGCGCGAATGATCGATCAAACGAAACAAACGTTGTCGTATGCGAGTTTGATGGAGTTAGATTACATTTGATGATAGATTTTAGATAGGGTACGAACTTTGAACGGTGAGTTGCGTTTCGAAGTGCTAGACAGCGTTACTgtcaaacagaaaaaaaagtgcTGGATGTTGTATGAAATGTAAATGATTAAAGGtgaacattagggtggcaatggatgtatggaaaaatttcgtcatcgaatttcaaaaaccgaccatgtacattttgtttatttcccaaaaaaatgatctgtgcaaagtatcagctcaatcggacatgatttagggatgcctcaaagcgcttaaagttttcaagaGGGGAAAAGGAAATTTaggaaatcgaatttttttcccaaaaggtcaattttcggccaaaattttttttcgagatgataccagatctcgacatttcatgcatttttaagtcatttggcgtccacaaaaaaaaacgattttccaaatttcctttactccccccccccccttggaagattttcgaggatgaaaaaatcaaaactttgagcgcgttgaggcacccctaaatcatgtccgattgagctgaaactttgcacggGTCATTTTCTTGAGCCAATACACAAAATGTTCATGGTCGGTTttggaaatttgacatgaccattttcgctgccaccctagtgtACATCCAGATAGTTTCTCATCAACTCTTAGCCAAATTACATGTCCAACGTTCTTAAAACACAATTTTCCcaagaaataatccacaaattttgCTATGCAGATCCTTTCGCAGAACAGCAGAACCGAATCGACTATGTGGTGGCGACAGCAATAGCAGCCGATTTTCACCTCAGTTTTCAACCAAAGAACACAGGTCTCAGCGCCGTaaattatttacttcacgtGCTGCACATTGCCGCTACTTTTAACCCGGAACAATGCTCGAGaataaaacgaaaattaaatgGTCGATGGGAAAAAAGTTACCAATAAGCCCGAACACACATTTAAATTCACACAAGGTCTGtcccaacgaaaaaaaaaccaaaatcctCTTTTTTATATCGTGTATTACTTTAAAAAGCAacgaattttttgaaattattctTTAGTAGAAACTTCTGGTGGCCCTGAATAGAGACGTTTTATGGAAGCAGCTAAAATGGTAGATTCAGGAAAGGGCCTGGCCAGGTATGGAAGTTaaaagtgtccccaaaccaaatcacccgctctatggaaaatattgtaaagggtactaaataagatattttgataatttttttgaacccctttgAGGTAACATAGGCAACCTCCTTTGTTGCCTCATAGGCATCTATGGTAATCTATAgatacttttcaattttttgcacgccattctcgatagcttcgagataaaaatttgaga
The Toxorhynchites rutilus septentrionalis strain SRP chromosome 2, ASM2978413v1, whole genome shotgun sequence genome window above contains:
- the LOC129767077 gene encoding uncharacterized protein LOC129767077; amino-acid sequence: MEYELTTVTYSLGPSSFLATRTLHQLAEDEGKSFPHAANCLKHDFYMDEFIRGESTIEKAIQLREDMDKLLKSGGFRLRKWESNEKAVLESIPFENRASQADQTFDTDDTIKTLGIVWEPATDMFRFDIQPIQINDFITKRSILSCIAKLYDPLGLISPIVIRAKVLLQHLWTLSWDWDDEVPTNLQLEWRNFTDELPNLIKFRMNRHAFGDGELQLHCFADASETAYGTCAYVRSLTENGDVRVELLASKSRVAPLQRRTIPRLELFAAQMAALLYHKIVTALDVKFQSTWFWSDSMVVLHLLRAPSQTWKTFVSNRVAEIQNLTHGSRWQHVSGATNPADLVSRGLSVEKFLDCLTWKYGPSWLCKSQEYWPTQKLDAENLPDNEVERKTTSLAVQINTPQNPLLKRFSSYNRLLRTIAYCLRFVQKAQKSPKVTSSTLSVEELENAKFTLVKLAQAECYTSELRQLRKGQAVSKSSSLKLFNPFVDSIGIVRVGGRLNLSKEPYAVKHQILLPGFHHFTLLLLKSHHLQLLHGSISLTLAKVRKEFWPTNGRRAVRNVIRNCYRCARVDPRPIKQPIGQLPPARITPGRAFSTTGIDYCRPVFVEHPYRKAAPTKAYIALFVCFATKAVHIELVGDLSTASFISALRRFIARRGKPEHMYSDNATNFAGAKNELNALYQMFSNRTTTEQISTNLATDGISWHLIPPRAPNFGGLWEAAVKVAKRHLVRQLGNTTLLYEDLVIILAQIEGCMNSRPLIPLSENPEMYATYLQIDSTGISSSNREFNNFGTNGEAST